From Curtobacterium sp. SGAir0471, the proteins below share one genomic window:
- a CDS encoding endonuclease/exonuclease/phosphatase family protein translates to MAGPQQQGTIAGDTAVQPTELRVVSYNLREHTANGELAALAEASQADVVCVQECDSNDLASKVAGLSLAASTKANRLGLAIYKRDDRFEVQDFSIHSLQKSLHDRVLAPAHERLIAMRLRDTEADTEVIVASFHASPLTATNSLRRKQIEAAHQFVRDLSDEAPAIMVGDFNYPWFQTNLRRKIEEHGFALSLSDQPTYLRYRKFTGHFDFATSVGLHIAGVETLPAGISDHRPILVRAHYEHPGVATAAVEVPEAPAA, encoded by the coding sequence ATGGCCGGGCCACAGCAGCAGGGGACGATCGCAGGCGACACCGCCGTGCAGCCCACCGAGCTGCGCGTCGTCAGCTACAACCTCCGCGAGCACACCGCCAACGGCGAACTCGCCGCCCTGGCCGAGGCGTCGCAGGCGGACGTCGTCTGCGTGCAGGAGTGCGACAGCAACGACCTCGCGTCGAAGGTCGCCGGGCTCTCCCTCGCCGCGTCGACGAAGGCCAACCGCCTCGGGCTCGCGATCTACAAGCGCGACGACCGGTTCGAGGTGCAGGACTTCAGCATCCACTCGTTGCAGAAGTCCCTGCACGACCGGGTGCTCGCGCCCGCGCACGAGCGGCTCATCGCGATGCGGCTCCGCGACACCGAGGCCGACACCGAGGTGATCGTGGCGTCGTTCCACGCCTCGCCGCTGACGGCCACGAACTCGCTCCGGCGCAAGCAGATCGAGGCTGCGCACCAGTTCGTGCGCGACCTGTCCGACGAGGCCCCGGCGATCATGGTCGGCGACTTCAACTACCCCTGGTTCCAGACGAACCTGCGCCGCAAGATCGAGGAGCACGGCTTCGCGCTGTCGCTCTCCGACCAGCCGACCTACCTGCGCTACCGCAAGTTCACGGGCCACTTCGACTTCGCGACGAGCGTCGGACTGCACATCGCCGGCGTCGAGACCCTGCCAGCGGGCATCTCCGACCACCGGCCGATCCTGGTCCGGGCGCACTACGAGCACCCCGGCGTCGCGACCGCCGCCGTGGAGGTCCCCGAGGCCCCCGCCGCCTGA
- a CDS encoding MFS transporter: MMTMTTTRRRGSTAVAVLVAGTFFMELLDGTILATAAPAMGRDLGVDSAAIGVAITAYLVTLAVFIPVSGWLTDRVGSRTVFAGAIALFTVASALCAASTGLVELTAWRILQGLGGALMVPVGRLVVLRSAGREQLVTAIAILTWPALAAPIIAPFVGGVLVDTLSWHWIFLVNIPLGISAFVAALVLVPQERASERVPFDWRGSLLACLGLGSLVVMASLLALDEIPLVAVVVSGVVGAVCCWLAVRHFRRAPHPIMGLGSFRLETFRVSHAGGSLFRLAVSAVPFVLPLLFQDAWGWSAVLAGSAVLWVFVGNLGIKPMTTPFLRWFGYRPVIVVSSAIAALSVVAMVFLTEDTPFWLLAVLLVVSGAARSVGFTAYNTIAFADVEQADMTPANTLSSTLQQVAAGFGVAVAAVAIRAAAGLGGTGPYDVAFWVIAVLLVVACVEGVLMSRTAGDTVRPARRVRAAAR; this comes from the coding sequence ATGATGACGATGACGACGACACGACGACGGGGCAGCACGGCGGTGGCCGTGCTCGTCGCGGGCACCTTCTTCATGGAGCTCCTGGACGGCACGATCCTGGCGACCGCCGCCCCGGCGATGGGGCGCGACCTCGGCGTCGACTCCGCCGCGATCGGCGTGGCGATCACCGCCTACCTCGTCACGCTCGCCGTGTTCATCCCGGTCAGCGGCTGGCTCACCGACCGGGTCGGGTCGCGTACGGTGTTCGCCGGGGCGATCGCACTGTTCACCGTGGCGTCCGCACTCTGCGCCGCGTCGACCGGGCTCGTCGAGCTCACGGCCTGGCGGATCCTGCAGGGCCTCGGCGGGGCGCTGATGGTGCCCGTCGGGCGTCTGGTCGTCCTGCGCAGCGCGGGGCGCGAGCAGCTCGTCACGGCCATCGCCATCCTCACCTGGCCCGCACTCGCCGCGCCGATCATCGCGCCCTTCGTCGGCGGGGTGCTCGTCGACACCCTCAGCTGGCACTGGATCTTCCTCGTGAACATCCCGCTCGGGATCAGCGCCTTCGTCGCCGCGCTGGTGCTCGTGCCCCAGGAGCGCGCGTCCGAACGCGTCCCGTTCGACTGGCGAGGGTCGCTGCTCGCGTGCCTGGGGCTCGGGTCGCTCGTGGTGATGGCCTCGCTGCTCGCGCTCGACGAGATCCCCCTGGTCGCGGTCGTCGTGTCCGGTGTCGTCGGCGCGGTGTGCTGCTGGCTGGCCGTGCGGCACTTCCGCCGGGCACCGCACCCGATCATGGGACTCGGCTCGTTCCGGCTCGAGACCTTCCGCGTCTCGCACGCCGGTGGCAGCCTGTTCCGGCTCGCCGTGTCGGCCGTGCCGTTCGTGCTGCCGCTGCTGTTCCAGGACGCCTGGGGCTGGAGCGCGGTGCTCGCCGGGTCCGCGGTTCTGTGGGTGTTCGTCGGCAACCTCGGCATCAAGCCGATGACGACGCCGTTCCTCCGCTGGTTCGGCTACCGGCCGGTGATCGTCGTGTCGAGTGCGATCGCGGCGCTGAGCGTGGTCGCGATGGTGTTCCTCACCGAGGACACCCCGTTCTGGCTGCTCGCCGTGCTGCTCGTGGTGAGCGGCGCCGCGCGCTCGGTCGGCTTCACGGCGTACAACACGATCGCCTTCGCGGACGTCGAGCAGGCGGACATGACCCCGGCGAACACGCTCTCGTCCACGCTGCAGCAGGTCGCGGCGGGCTTCGGGGTGGCGGTGGCCGCGGTGGCGATCCGGGCTGCGGCCGGGCTCGGCGGGACCGGGCCCTACGACGTGGCGTTCTGGGTGATCGCGGTGCTCCTCGTGGTGGCGTGCGTCGAGGGCGTCCTGATGAGCCGGACCGCGGGGGACACGGTGCGCCCGGCGCGGCGGGTGCGGGCTGCGGCGCGCTGA
- a CDS encoding alanine racemase has translation MTTTTAAGQPVRTPGTVTTKGAADPAAPVVGRHVLDHAHLPVMTLRESALTHNTAVMQSYVDRHGLLLAPHMKTHMAPALAERQVRAGAWGVTVASVQQAMVAWAHGVHRILVANEVLDPAGLAWLASRRHVDPDADVLCNVDSVAGVAAAASAARSVDGTVHVLVEVGFPGGRTGVRSADGAREVAEAAHDAGLVLRGVTGYEGGLPDVDTARAWVAGVLAIAGDLRRLVAGRALLSMGGSAWFDGVVDAVQDRPDDVDVLLRSGAYLTHDDGFYAQRTPFGRRPEEGSLRPAIEVWGRVTSCPEPGRALVAVGKRDVSFDEGLPVVRGIRPGGTAGDPQVVPPPGAVTVTRLDDQHCYLALADGAPGLTPGDVVVLGVSHPCTVFDKWRQVQLLADDDTVTETIATWF, from the coding sequence ATGACGACGACCACCGCAGCAGGGCAGCCCGTCCGCACGCCCGGCACCGTCACGACGAAGGGCGCCGCCGACCCCGCCGCCCCGGTCGTCGGGCGCCACGTCCTCGACCACGCGCACTTGCCGGTGATGACGCTCCGCGAGTCCGCCCTCACCCACAACACCGCCGTCATGCAGTCCTACGTCGACCGCCACGGACTGCTCCTCGCCCCGCACATGAAGACGCACATGGCACCGGCCCTCGCCGAGCGCCAGGTCCGTGCGGGCGCCTGGGGCGTCACCGTCGCCTCCGTCCAGCAGGCGATGGTCGCCTGGGCGCACGGCGTGCACCGGATCCTCGTCGCCAACGAGGTCCTCGACCCCGCCGGTCTCGCCTGGCTCGCCTCGCGCCGCCACGTCGACCCCGACGCCGACGTGCTCTGCAACGTCGACTCGGTCGCCGGTGTCGCGGCCGCGGCGAGCGCCGCCCGCTCCGTCGACGGCACCGTGCACGTCCTGGTGGAGGTCGGCTTCCCCGGCGGCCGCACGGGCGTCCGCTCGGCGGACGGGGCGCGCGAGGTCGCCGAGGCCGCGCACGACGCGGGCCTCGTGCTCCGTGGCGTGACCGGGTACGAGGGCGGCCTGCCCGACGTCGACACCGCCCGTGCATGGGTCGCCGGGGTGCTCGCGATCGCGGGCGACCTCCGCCGTCTCGTCGCCGGGCGCGCACTGCTCAGCATGGGCGGCAGCGCGTGGTTCGACGGGGTGGTCGACGCCGTGCAGGACCGGCCCGACGACGTCGACGTGCTCCTGCGGTCGGGCGCCTACCTCACCCACGACGACGGCTTCTACGCCCAGCGCACGCCGTTCGGCCGCCGCCCCGAGGAGGGCTCGCTCCGCCCGGCGATCGAGGTCTGGGGTCGCGTCACGTCGTGCCCGGAGCCGGGTCGCGCGCTGGTCGCGGTGGGCAAGCGCGACGTGTCGTTCGACGAGGGCCTGCCCGTCGTGCGCGGGATCCGGCCGGGAGGCACGGCAGGCGACCCGCAGGTCGTCCCACCACCCGGCGCGGTCACCGTCACCCGCCTGGACGACCAGCACTGCTACCTCGCCCTGGCCGACGGGGCACCCGGGCTGACGCCCGGCGACGTCGTCGTGCTCGGCGTCTCCCACCCGTGCACGGTCTTCGACAAGTGGCGGCAGGTGCAGCTGCTCGCGGACGACGACACCGTCACCGAGACGATCGCGACGTGGTTCTGA